A part of uncultured Fibrobacter sp. genomic DNA contains:
- the panC gene encoding pantoate--beta-alanine ligase has translation MQIVTTVDSLRQVIKPLAKQGKTIGLVPTMGALHAGHGALIKESVKECDVTVVSVFLNPIQFGKNEDLDKYPKRLEADAKLAESLGADYVFAPSVQEMYPDGDPLTMVRDETLEGMYCGAYRPGHFRGVLTVVSKLFLISGCNHAYFGEKDYQQVFLIERMVKDLNFDIQIHRVKIVREESGLALSSRNEYLTDEERSNALSISAGLKQAKETYEKGERAVSKIRDVVLKSILGAHGIVQFVELVNQKNLQKFAGILGPEDKVVILVAAFFGKTRLIDNIELN, from the coding sequence ATGCAAATCGTAACTACTGTTGATTCTCTTCGTCAAGTCATCAAGCCGCTCGCCAAGCAGGGTAAGACCATCGGGCTTGTTCCCACGATGGGTGCTTTGCACGCCGGGCACGGTGCACTGATCAAGGAATCTGTCAAGGAATGTGATGTAACTGTTGTTAGCGTGTTCCTGAATCCGATCCAGTTCGGTAAGAACGAAGATTTGGATAAGTACCCCAAGCGTCTGGAAGCCGATGCAAAGCTTGCCGAATCGCTGGGTGCCGATTACGTGTTTGCTCCGAGTGTCCAGGAAATGTACCCCGATGGCGACCCTTTGACCATGGTTCGCGACGAAACCTTGGAAGGCATGTATTGCGGTGCTTACCGCCCCGGCCATTTCCGCGGTGTCTTGACGGTTGTCTCTAAGCTGTTCTTGATTTCGGGTTGCAATCATGCCTATTTTGGCGAAAAGGATTACCAGCAGGTGTTCCTGATTGAACGCATGGTGAAGGATTTGAATTTCGATATCCAGATTCACCGCGTAAAGATTGTCCGTGAAGAATCGGGCCTTGCCCTTTCGAGCCGTAACGAATACCTGACCGACGAAGAACGTTCTAACGCCTTGTCCATTAGCGCAGGCCTGAAGCAGGCTAAGGAAACCTACGAAAAGGGCGAACGCGCCGTGAGCAAGATTCGCGATGTCGTGTTGAAGTCCATTCTGGGGGCACATGGTATTGTGCAGTTCGTTGAACTCGTAAACCAGAAGAACCTCCAGAAGTTCGCGGGAATCTTGGGACCCGAAGACAAGGTCGTGATTCTGGTGGCCGCCTTCTTTGGAAAGACGCGCCTGATCGATAACATCGAACTGAATTAA
- a CDS encoding deoxynucleoside kinase, whose protein sequence is MLTEKGVHFLAIEGAIGVGKTSLAEIIANRWKATLIEENFRENPFLEKFYQNKEAYAFQTQLFFLLDRLKQLQNSALQSDLFRDLLISDYTYDKDQIFAAQNLTESEYAMYDQVAKALNHDIPRPDLVVYLQASVPTLLKRIHGRGRAMEKTIEGSYLNGLLERFDNYFWNYPYAPVLIINTDNIDFVHNENHLQLVLDAIAACPKQTTYFVPEGK, encoded by the coding sequence ATGCTGACAGAAAAAGGCGTCCATTTTTTGGCCATTGAAGGGGCTATCGGTGTAGGGAAGACTTCTCTTGCAGAAATTATCGCCAATCGCTGGAAGGCGACGTTGATCGAAGAAAACTTCAGGGAAAACCCATTCCTTGAAAAATTCTATCAGAACAAGGAAGCTTACGCTTTCCAGACGCAGCTATTCTTTTTGCTTGACCGTTTAAAACAATTGCAGAATTCGGCGCTCCAAAGTGACTTGTTCCGTGATCTTTTAATTAGCGACTATACGTACGACAAAGACCAAATTTTTGCAGCCCAGAACCTGACCGAGAGCGAATACGCCATGTACGATCAGGTGGCCAAGGCCTTGAATCATGATATCCCGAGGCCTGATTTGGTTGTTTATTTGCAAGCATCGGTTCCGACACTCTTGAAGCGTATTCATGGCCGTGGCCGTGCCATGGAAAAGACGATTGAAGGGTCCTACCTGAATGGTCTTTTGGAACGCTTCGACAATTATTTCTGGAACTATCCGTACGCTCCGGTGCTTATCATCAATACTGACAATATCGATTTTGTCCACAACGAAAATCATCTGCAGTTGGTGCTCGACGCCATTGCCGCATGCCCCAAGCAGACGACTTATTTTGTACCAGAAGGTAAATAA
- the folK gene encoding 2-amino-4-hydroxy-6-hydroxymethyldihydropteridine diphosphokinase — protein sequence MDSLERVFVALGSNLPDRSKHLDEGREMLRKISAGGWLESPIYETPPVGPAGQGPYFNQVVSFWYSGTSTRLLHYLKGAEFVLGRKPRGHWNSREIDLDLLYFGKEVHQGRPNLPHPQIVNRQFVLVPLNDIAPEWEDPQLGMKVKEIYSNLLQKEEKIPFRVITSEEP from the coding sequence GTGGATTCTTTAGAAAGAGTTTTTGTCGCCTTGGGCTCAAACCTCCCCGATCGTTCCAAACATTTGGATGAAGGTCGTGAGATGCTCCGCAAGATCTCTGCGGGCGGGTGGCTAGAAAGTCCCATTTACGAAACTCCACCGGTAGGACCGGCGGGCCAGGGTCCCTATTTCAATCAAGTCGTGAGTTTCTGGTATTCGGGAACGTCGACGCGCCTGCTGCATTATTTGAAAGGTGCTGAATTTGTATTGGGCCGCAAACCCCGTGGTCATTGGAATTCCCGCGAAATCGATTTGGACTTGCTGTACTTCGGCAAAGAAGTCCACCAAGGTAGGCCGAATCTTCCGCACCCCCAGATTGTGAACCGCCAGTTTGTGCTGGTGCCCTTGAACGATATTGCTCCAGAATGGGAAGATCCCCAGCTGGGAATGAAGGTGAAGGAAATTTATTCCAACCTTTTGCAGAAAGAAGAAAAAATCCCGTTCCGCGTCATTACCTCGGAGGAACCCTAA
- the rho gene encoding transcription termination factor Rho yields MADQEPTGAEIPPELNVDFSNTEDKDSSPKRRGRPKRAKDDAVETKAEVKEAKAEKETIAKEKVVEVKEQKSFEKDATNNVAEAPAATEAAVSAPVVNEPTANAPAAEAPVADVPAVENATPANPNEQGEQNANQNDNNGQQQNQQNRRFDKFNKNNRRFDKNNRQNRNFQPEEEDTTPLPEPDSEAWNKARECWSKYRKMTMSDLQELAAQKENVDFRRYRKQSLGLLLQSLENENNIVYAEGLLEVTPQGHGFLRNTEFNYQQGPDDVYVSQNLIRKLGLKIGDTVAGLARPPRDQNDKYYALRRVDKVNFEDPEKIKRRVAFEYLTPIHPNEKIQLEWDPEELSTRVMDLFSPIGKGQRSIILAPPRTGKTILLQNMTRAIAKNHPEIIIMVLLIDERPEEVTEMREIIGKLVEANPNLRAEVVASTFDEPPDHHARVATMVLEKAKRLVEQQKDVVVLLDSITRFARANNVVIPHSGKILSGGVDANAMQFPKKFFGAARKIADKLGDFQKDSNGQIVQTITGEPVREIIQKNGSLTIIGTALIETGSRMDEVIFEEFKGTGNMELVLDRRLAEKRTWPAIDIFKSGTRKEDRLLTLYEQDIIWKFRQGAQNDTENGIMDKLIKLMKQNKTNAELLEFMKKAKDSLR; encoded by the coding sequence TTGGCAGATCAAGAACCTACTGGCGCAGAAATTCCCCCTGAATTGAACGTAGATTTTTCTAACACCGAAGATAAAGATTCCTCCCCCAAGCGCCGCGGACGCCCCAAGAGAGCTAAAGATGATGCTGTCGAAACCAAGGCCGAAGTAAAAGAAGCCAAAGCTGAAAAAGAAACTATCGCAAAAGAAAAAGTTGTCGAAGTTAAAGAACAGAAGTCTTTTGAAAAGGACGCAACAAACAACGTAGCCGAAGCACCAGCCGCAACCGAAGCTGCCGTAAGTGCTCCGGTCGTAAATGAGCCGACTGCAAACGCACCGGCCGCAGAAGCACCTGTTGCAGACGTTCCCGCCGTAGAAAACGCAACTCCGGCAAATCCGAACGAACAGGGCGAACAGAACGCCAATCAAAACGACAACAACGGCCAGCAGCAAAATCAGCAGAACCGCCGCTTTGACAAGTTCAACAAGAACAACCGTCGTTTCGATAAGAACAATCGCCAGAATCGCAACTTCCAGCCCGAAGAAGAAGACACCACTCCGCTTCCGGAACCGGATTCCGAAGCTTGGAACAAGGCTCGCGAATGCTGGAGCAAGTATCGCAAGATGACCATGAGCGACTTGCAGGAACTTGCCGCTCAAAAAGAAAACGTTGACTTTAGACGCTACCGCAAGCAGTCCTTGGGACTTCTCTTGCAGAGCCTCGAAAACGAGAATAACATCGTTTACGCCGAAGGCCTTCTAGAAGTCACCCCGCAAGGTCACGGATTCCTGCGCAACACGGAATTCAACTACCAGCAGGGTCCGGACGATGTTTACGTTAGCCAGAATTTGATTCGCAAGCTGGGCCTCAAAATTGGCGATACCGTCGCAGGCCTTGCACGTCCGCCGCGCGATCAGAACGACAAGTACTATGCGCTCCGCCGCGTAGACAAGGTCAACTTTGAAGACCCCGAAAAGATCAAGCGTCGCGTCGCGTTCGAATACCTGACACCGATTCATCCGAACGAAAAAATTCAGCTCGAATGGGATCCCGAAGAACTGAGCACCCGCGTCATGGACTTGTTCTCCCCCATCGGTAAGGGTCAGCGTAGTATTATTCTCGCTCCCCCGCGTACCGGTAAGACGATTCTGTTGCAGAACATGACTCGCGCTATCGCCAAGAACCACCCTGAAATCATTATCATGGTGCTTCTGATTGACGAACGTCCTGAAGAAGTGACGGAAATGCGTGAAATCATCGGCAAGCTGGTGGAAGCTAACCCGAACCTGCGCGCCGAAGTGGTGGCTTCCACCTTCGACGAACCGCCTGACCATCACGCCCGCGTGGCCACCATGGTGCTCGAAAAGGCCAAGCGCCTTGTGGAACAGCAGAAGGACGTGGTTGTCTTGCTCGACTCCATTACCCGTTTTGCTCGCGCAAACAACGTGGTGATCCCGCACTCCGGCAAGATTCTTTCGGGCGGTGTGGATGCCAACGCCATGCAGTTCCCGAAAAAGTTCTTCGGTGCCGCCCGTAAGATTGCCGACAAGCTCGGCGACTTCCAGAAGGATTCCAACGGCCAGATTGTCCAGACAATTACAGGCGAACCGGTCCGCGAAATCATCCAGAAGAACGGTTCCCTTACCATTATCGGTACCGCCCTGATTGAAACGGGCAGCCGCATGGACGAAGTGATCTTCGAAGAATTCAAGGGTACGGGTAACATGGAACTGGTGCTTGACCGCCGTCTGGCCGAAAAGCGCACCTGGCCCGCCATCGATATTTTCAAGTCGGGCACCCGCAAAGAAGATCGCCTTCTTACCCTTTACGAACAGGATATCATCTGGAAATTCCGTCAGGGAGCCCAGAACGATACCGAAAACGGCATTATGGACAAGCTCATTAAGCTCATGAAGCAAAACAAGACCAATGCCGAATTACTAGAATTTATGAAAAAAGCAAAGGACAGCCTTCGCTAA
- the proC gene encoding pyrroline-5-carboxylate reductase: MSEKIFFAGTGNMGGAILRGLLKAGKDASSIFFFDPSDKAAAEVSALGCVRVASFAEGLNKADVTFLCVKPQIFKLVAAEWKAAAAAEKAVKTFVSIMAGVTRKALIEVLGEKNQILRVMPNLPLTVGKGSVGLATDGVTEETLTIAEKIFGNIGVTCRVAESLMDAVTGLSGSAPAYVFEFIEGLTRGGVKAGLTRDVALKLALGTIEGSVELVKQSGKSPSDLCAMVCSPAGTTIAGINALEEGAFRSTLIKAVVAGTDRSKELGK; this comes from the coding sequence ATGTCAGAAAAAATCTTTTTCGCAGGAACCGGAAACATGGGTGGCGCAATCCTCCGCGGTCTTTTGAAGGCCGGCAAGGACGCCTCCAGCATTTTCTTCTTTGACCCCTCCGACAAGGCCGCCGCAGAAGTTTCTGCTCTCGGCTGCGTTCGCGTGGCAAGCTTTGCCGAAGGCCTCAACAAGGCCGATGTCACCTTCCTTTGCGTAAAGCCGCAGATTTTCAAGCTGGTTGCCGCCGAATGGAAGGCCGCCGCTGCCGCCGAAAAGGCCGTCAAGACCTTCGTGAGCATTATGGCCGGCGTTACCCGCAAGGCCCTCATTGAAGTTTTAGGCGAAAAGAACCAGATTCTCCGCGTGATGCCGAACCTGCCGCTGACCGTTGGCAAGGGCTCCGTGGGCCTCGCCACTGATGGCGTTACCGAAGAAACGCTCACCATCGCCGAAAAGATCTTTGGCAACATCGGCGTGACCTGCCGCGTTGCAGAATCCTTGATGGACGCCGTGACTGGTCTTTCGGGCAGCGCACCTGCCTACGTCTTTGAATTCATCGAAGGCCTTACCCGCGGCGGCGTGAAGGCCGGTCTCACCCGCGATGTGGCTCTCAAGCTCGCCCTCGGCACTATCGAAGGTAGCGTTGAACTCGTAAAGCAGTCCGGCAAGAGCCCCTCTGACCTCTGCGCCATGGTTTGCTCTCCTGCAGGCACCACCATTGCCGGCATCAACGCTCTCGAAGAAGGCGCCTTCCGCAGCACGCTCATCAAGGCTGTTGTTGCAGGCACCGACCGCAGCAAGGAACTTGGAAAGTAA